A window of Microcystis aeruginosa FD4 contains these coding sequences:
- a CDS encoding glycogen/starch/alpha-glucan phosphorylase produces the protein METTSTLADGREVLQCPTLIEDDRTGMSPETLKRAFLDNLFYLQGVNRTNASPYNYYVALAYTVRDRLLRRFLKSTDTYKQEKVKLVCYFSAEFLMGRYLGNNLANLGIYDRIKEMIEELGLDFEEIIEQEPDPGLGNGGLGRLAACFLDSLASLEIPAIGYGIRYEFGIFHQMIQDGWQVEIPDNWLRFGNPWELPRPDESVEVKLGGRTEIYHDDKGQERVQWLPERRVLAIPHDTPVPGYKTNTVNALRLWKAEASESFNFEAFNAGLYDQSVAEKMDAETISKVLYPNDNTPAGRELRLAQQYFFVAASLQDLIRIHLKSHKNLQNFHETAAIQLNDTHPAIAIAELMRLLVDENGLEWSQAWTITQKTFAYTNHTLLPEALERWSADLLGKLLPRHLEIIYLINHFFLKDVRTWFPDNEELLGKLSIVEEAGWGNKQIRMANLACVGSHSINGVAALHTELLQKDTLKEFAMLWPEKFYNKTNGVTPRRWILLSNPQLSALFTEKIGDNWLKDLKELRKLEQYLDDPEFRQRWYEIKQANKADLAAYMLKTRNIEVDVNSIFDVQVKRIHEYKRQHLAVLHIIALYNRIKQNPQIDIVPRTFIFGGKAAPGYFMAKLIIKLTNAVAEIVNKDPDVRGRLKVVFLPNFNVSLGQRIYPAADLSEQISTAGKEASGTGNMKFAMNGSLTIGTLDGANIEIREEAGAENFFLFGLTAEEVYAKKAQGYEPMSYYKNNRELKGVIDRIKSGYFSHGDTELFRPIVDSLLYDDQYMLLADYQSYADCQEQVSQAYRDRDKWTRMSILNSVRMAKFSSDRTIWEYCQEIWKVNPVKISLED, from the coding sequence ATGGAGACAACCTCTACCCTAGCTGATGGGCGTGAAGTGCTTCAATGCCCCACCCTAATTGAAGATGATCGCACGGGCATGAGTCCCGAAACCCTAAAACGGGCTTTTCTGGACAATTTATTTTATTTGCAAGGGGTTAACCGCACCAATGCCAGTCCCTACAATTACTATGTCGCCCTTGCCTACACCGTTCGCGATCGCCTGCTGCGTCGTTTTCTCAAATCCACCGACACCTACAAACAAGAAAAAGTTAAACTCGTCTGCTATTTCTCGGCCGAATTTCTCATGGGGCGGTATTTAGGTAATAATCTCGCTAATTTGGGTATTTATGACCGAATCAAAGAGATGATCGAGGAATTAGGTCTTGATTTTGAGGAAATTATCGAACAGGAACCGGATCCCGGCCTCGGAAACGGCGGTTTAGGGCGTTTAGCGGCTTGTTTCCTTGATTCTCTCGCTTCCCTAGAAATTCCCGCCATCGGTTACGGTATCCGCTACGAATTTGGCATTTTCCATCAAATGATCCAAGACGGTTGGCAGGTGGAAATCCCCGATAACTGGCTACGCTTCGGCAATCCTTGGGAATTACCCCGTCCTGATGAAAGTGTGGAAGTAAAACTGGGGGGCCGGACGGAAATCTATCACGATGATAAGGGACAGGAACGGGTCCAATGGCTGCCGGAACGTCGGGTTTTAGCCATTCCCCACGATACCCCCGTCCCGGGTTATAAAACCAACACGGTGAACGCTTTGCGTCTCTGGAAAGCAGAAGCGAGTGAATCGTTTAATTTTGAGGCTTTTAACGCTGGGTTATACGATCAATCCGTGGCTGAAAAAATGGACGCGGAAACCATTTCTAAAGTCCTTTATCCCAACGATAACACCCCCGCCGGTCGAGAATTACGTCTCGCCCAACAATACTTTTTTGTGGCCGCTTCCCTGCAAGATTTAATTCGCATTCACCTAAAAAGCCACAAAAATCTGCAAAATTTCCACGAAACCGCCGCTATTCAACTGAACGATACTCACCCCGCCATTGCGATCGCTGAGTTAATGCGTTTGTTAGTGGATGAAAACGGCTTAGAATGGTCACAAGCTTGGACAATTACCCAAAAAACCTTCGCTTATACCAATCATACCCTATTGCCAGAAGCCCTGGAACGTTGGTCGGCGGATTTACTCGGCAAACTGCTACCCCGACATCTAGAAATTATCTACCTGATCAATCACTTTTTCCTCAAGGATGTGCGGACTTGGTTTCCCGATAACGAGGAATTATTGGGCAAATTGTCGATAGTTGAAGAAGCTGGTTGGGGTAATAAACAAATTCGCATGGCTAATTTAGCCTGTGTGGGTAGTCACTCGATTAATGGAGTCGCCGCTTTACACACAGAGTTACTGCAAAAAGACACCCTGAAAGAGTTTGCCATGCTCTGGCCGGAAAAATTCTACAATAAAACCAATGGTGTCACCCCGCGCCGGTGGATTTTATTGAGCAATCCCCAATTATCGGCACTATTTACCGAAAAAATCGGCGATAATTGGTTAAAAGACCTGAAGGAATTGCGAAAACTGGAACAATACCTTGATGATCCCGAATTCCGTCAGCGTTGGTATGAAATTAAACAGGCGAATAAGGCCGATTTAGCGGCTTATATGCTGAAAACCCGCAATATCGAGGTGGATGTTAATTCGATTTTCGATGTGCAGGTAAAACGGATTCACGAATACAAACGCCAACATCTGGCAGTTCTGCACATTATCGCCCTTTATAATCGCATTAAACAGAACCCTCAGATCGATATCGTGCCGCGCACTTTTATCTTTGGTGGTAAGGCAGCCCCGGGTTACTTTATGGCGAAGTTAATTATTAAGTTAACTAATGCTGTGGCTGAAATTGTGAATAAGGATCCTGATGTCAGAGGTCGTTTAAAAGTGGTTTTCCTGCCTAACTTTAACGTTTCTTTGGGTCAGCGCATCTATCCAGCGGCGGATCTTTCCGAACAGATTTCTACGGCGGGTAAGGAAGCTTCCGGAACCGGTAATATGAAGTTTGCCATGAATGGCTCCCTCACCATCGGGACTCTGGACGGTGCTAATATCGAAATTCGCGAGGAAGCAGGGGCAGAAAATTTCTTCCTTTTTGGCTTGACAGCAGAAGAAGTTTATGCTAAGAAGGCACAGGGTTATGAACCGATGAGCTATTACAAAAATAATCGCGAATTGAAGGGAGTGATCGATCGAATTAAGAGTGGTTATTTTAGCCATGGTGATACGGAATTATTCAGGCCGATCGTTGATTCTCTCCTCTACGATGACCAGTATATGCTTTTAGCTGATTATCAATCCTACGCTGATTGTCAGGAACAGGTAAGTCAAGCTTATCGCGATCGGGACAAGTGGACGCGGATGTCGATTCTTAACTCGGTTCGTATGGCCAAATTCTCTAGCGATCGCACAATCTGGGAATATTGTCAAGAGATTTGGAAAGTTAATCCGGTCAAGATTAGTTTAGAGGATTAA
- a CDS encoding RNA recognition motif domain-containing protein, whose translation MSIFVGNLSYEISPEDLNDVFAEYGKVQRVHIPVDKDTGRKRGFAFVEMESKAQEAAAIEALDGADWMGRSIKVNQARDREERAPFNGGGGDRKKRY comes from the coding sequence ATGTCTATTTTTGTTGGTAATCTCTCTTACGAGATTTCCCCAGAAGATCTGAACGACGTCTTTGCAGAGTACGGCAAGGTTCAAAGGGTTCATATTCCCGTGGACAAAGACACAGGCCGCAAACGCGGTTTCGCCTTCGTGGAAATGGAAAGTAAAGCCCAGGAAGCCGCCGCAATTGAGGCACTGGATGGTGCTGACTGGATGGGACGATCAATTAAAGTTAACCAGGCCCGTGATCGTGAAGAGCGCGCGCCCTTCAATGGTGGTGGTGGTGACAGAAAAAAACGCTATTAA
- a CDS encoding DUF3493 domain-containing protein has protein sequence MSKSPRLDPRKYARLKEEAANPYRGLRQFIYLGLGASGFIGAVVFLAQLAAARDVATALPNFALQIGVVALMIWLFRREKKAQG, from the coding sequence ATGAGCAAATCCCCTCGACTTGATCCCCGAAAATACGCGCGCTTGAAAGAGGAAGCGGCCAATCCCTACCGAGGGCTGCGGCAGTTTATCTATCTCGGTTTGGGGGCTTCCGGTTTTATCGGTGCGGTGGTTTTTCTGGCCCAATTAGCGGCAGCCAGGGACGTAGCCACCGCTTTACCCAATTTTGCCCTACAAATCGGTGTGGTGGCCCTAATGATTTGGTTATTTCGTCGGGAGAAAAAAGCTCAGGGTTGA
- a CDS encoding IS200/IS605 family accessory protein TnpB-related protein, with product MAVTSNQPDFIPLLINGRPLKSLNQFYNQRRAKLQSLLKGNRQSSQRIRRLTRGRNQKIDDYLYKASRYLVKLLVDQEITTLVIGKNDGWKQGVNLGKVNNQKFVTIPHARLIDMIIYKCQLVGIKVIIQEESYTSVANFLNLDPLPVYGQTTEKPVFSGKRIKRGLYRTDRGFLCQSDVMGSYNILRKAFPNAFNRYGIERCVVHPRRINLSK from the coding sequence ATGGCTGTAACTTCAAATCAACCGGATTTTATCCCTTTGTTGATTAATGGCAGACCGTTAAAAAGCCTGAATCAATTTTATAACCAACGTCGAGCTAAGTTACAATCTCTGTTAAAAGGTAATCGTCAAAGTTCCCAGAGGATTCGCCGTTTAACTCGCGGTCGAAATCAGAAAATAGATGATTATCTTTATAAAGCTAGTCGTTATTTGGTTAAGCTCTTAGTTGACCAAGAGATAACAACTTTAGTAATTGGGAAAAATGACGGTTGGAAACAAGGAGTGAACTTAGGCAAAGTCAATAATCAAAAATTTGTGACCATCCCTCATGCTCGATTAATTGACATGATTATTTATAAATGTCAATTAGTAGGAATCAAAGTGATTATTCAAGAGGAATCCTATACCTCCGTTGCTAATTTTTTGAATTTAGACCCCCTACCAGTGTATGGACAAACAACTGAAAAGCCAGTGTTTTCAGGAAAAAGGATTAAACGAGGTTTATATCGCACAGATAGAGGATTTCTTTGCCAATCTGATGTGATGGGTTCCTACAACATTTTGCGAAAAGCATTCCCAAATGCGTTTAACCGCTATGGGATAGAGAGGTGCGTAGTTCACCCAAGGAGAATCAATCTCTCGAAGTAA
- a CDS encoding WYL domain-containing protein gives MSRIGQSITLSVSEKEKQSLEILASEFGLFWGDKPNISKLIKEIARNKLKIAPNHDWKPDRLQMLQQAIDSLIDAGQIPIALELTKLLLERSELSGPLRKELERYLDNPLPPWRLELDRFILRQQPFQLSYQDAGDRIWEFHIYHGAINRHEERLYLDCWCEETEGNQDISELHHNWSLRIDRIPNDSLITPIPRVKWRSQLDSVSAEFHLFDGLARSYQTKTAIDIANELISIDPPVRQITRQVTSSFWFFREILPYGEDCLLVSPEKVRKRFYDKLQRLYRRYES, from the coding sequence ATGAGCCGGATAGGACAATCGATCACTTTATCGGTCAGTGAAAAAGAAAAACAGTCCCTAGAAATCCTTGCCAGTGAATTCGGGCTATTTTGGGGAGATAAACCGAATATATCGAAGCTAATCAAAGAAATTGCCCGTAATAAGCTTAAAATTGCTCCTAATCACGACTGGAAGCCCGATCGCTTGCAGATGCTCCAACAGGCGATCGATTCTCTCATTGATGCTGGACAAATCCCCATCGCCCTGGAACTAACTAAACTACTATTAGAACGGAGCGAACTGTCAGGCCCCTTACGGAAAGAGCTAGAACGCTACCTCGATAATCCTCTCCCACCATGGCGACTGGAACTCGATCGCTTCATTCTCCGACAACAACCCTTTCAGTTATCCTATCAGGATGCTGGCGATCGAATCTGGGAATTTCATATTTATCATGGCGCTATCAATCGTCACGAGGAGCGGCTATATCTCGACTGCTGGTGCGAGGAAACCGAGGGAAATCAAGATATTTCCGAACTACACCACAATTGGAGTTTACGGATCGATCGAATCCCCAACGATTCCTTAATTACCCCGATTCCTAGGGTAAAGTGGCGCAGTCAGCTTGATAGCGTGTCGGCCGAGTTTCACCTATTCGATGGATTAGCTCGATCGTACCAGACCAAAACCGCTATCGATATCGCCAACGAATTGATCTCGATCGATCCCCCCGTCCGGCAGATTACCCGACAGGTAACGAGTAGCTTCTGGTTTTTCCGCGAGATTCTCCCCTACGGAGAAGATTGCCTGCTGGTCTCCCCAGAAAAAGTCCGCAAGCGTTTCTATGACAAGTTGCAGCGGCTTTATCGACGCTACGAGTCCTGA